The following are from one region of the Mycolicibacterium helvum genome:
- a CDS encoding phosphoadenylyl-sulfate reductase, translating to MSIGVGELTEADLRQLAEQGAAELDGASAAELLAWTDQHFSGEYVVASNMQDAVLVDMAAKVRPGVDVLFLDTGYHFAETIGTRDAVEAVYDIHVVNVTPEHSVAEQDQLLGKDLFASNPTECCRLRKVTPLRTALQGYSAWVTGIRRVEAPTRANAPLISFDEAFKLVKINPLAAWTDDEVDAYIQANSVLVNPLVEEGYPSIGCAPCTAKPIEGADPRSGRWQGLSKTECGLHVS from the coding sequence ATGAGTATTGGGGTGGGTGAATTGACGGAGGCCGACCTACGGCAGCTTGCCGAGCAGGGCGCCGCCGAACTGGACGGCGCCAGCGCGGCCGAGCTGCTGGCCTGGACCGACCAGCATTTCAGCGGCGAATACGTCGTGGCCTCCAACATGCAGGACGCGGTGTTGGTCGACATGGCAGCCAAGGTGCGCCCCGGAGTGGACGTGCTGTTCCTGGACACCGGCTATCACTTCGCCGAGACGATCGGCACCCGTGACGCGGTCGAGGCGGTCTATGACATCCACGTCGTCAACGTCACACCCGAGCACAGCGTGGCCGAACAGGACCAGCTGCTGGGCAAGGATCTGTTCGCCAGCAACCCGACCGAGTGCTGCCGACTGCGTAAGGTGACTCCACTGCGCACGGCGCTGCAGGGATATTCGGCCTGGGTCACCGGCATCCGCCGCGTCGAGGCGCCCACCCGCGCCAACGCGCCGCTGATCAGCTTCGACGAGGCGTTCAAGCTGGTGAAGATCAATCCGCTGGCGGCATGGACCGATGACGAAGTAGACGCCTATATCCAGGCCAACAGCGTGCTGGTGAATCCCCTTGTCGAAGAAGGCTATCCGTCGATCGGCTGCGCGCCGTGCACGGCGAAGCCGATCGAGGGCGCGGACCCGCGCAGTGGACGCTGGCAGGGTCTGTCCAAAACCGAATGCGGCCTCCACGTTTCGTGA
- a CDS encoding sirohydrochlorin chelatase — translation MRLVLTAHGSADPRSSATTHAVAELIRALRPELDVRVAFCEQNSPNLGDVLRTLDGPAVVTPLLLASAYHARTDIPAMIADSGADVIQADTLGEDPRLLHVMRERLAQHQIHQFERGLGVLVVAVGSSHAAANARTSALADTLARGTRWSGVQVAYATGPQPSVLDGVESLRRQGARRIVVAPWFIAPGRITDRVAAIADAEGMSMVAPLGAHPLVAQTVLDRFDHAVAARAAAA, via the coding sequence GTGAGGCTCGTCTTGACGGCACACGGCAGTGCTGATCCGCGCTCATCGGCCACCACACATGCGGTGGCCGAGCTCATCCGCGCGCTGCGGCCCGAGCTGGACGTCCGAGTAGCGTTCTGCGAACAGAACTCTCCGAATCTCGGCGACGTTCTGCGCACTCTCGATGGTCCCGCCGTCGTCACGCCCCTGCTACTGGCCAGCGCTTACCACGCCCGCACCGATATCCCGGCGATGATCGCCGACTCCGGCGCCGACGTGATCCAGGCCGACACCCTCGGTGAGGATCCTCGGCTGCTCCACGTCATGCGGGAACGCCTGGCACAGCACCAGATTCACCAATTCGAGCGCGGCCTGGGCGTGCTGGTGGTGGCGGTCGGTTCCTCACACGCCGCCGCGAACGCCCGCACCTCGGCGCTCGCGGACACACTGGCACGAGGGACCCGATGGTCCGGGGTCCAGGTGGCCTACGCCACGGGACCCCAGCCATCGGTCTTGGACGGGGTCGAATCGCTGCGCCGCCAGGGCGCCCGGCGAATCGTCGTGGCACCGTGGTTCATCGCGCCGGGACGGATCACCGACCGGGTGGCAGCCATCGCGGACGCCGAGGGCATGTCGATGGTCGCGCCACTGGGCGCACATCCGTTGGTGGCCCAGACCGTGCTCGACCGGTTCGACCACGCGGTGGCCGCCAGGGCCGCGGCGGCCTAA
- a CDS encoding sulfate/molybdate ABC transporter ATP-binding protein, whose translation MTNAITVTGANKHYGEFAALDNVDFVVPAGSLTALLGPSGSGKSTLLRAIAGLDQPDTGSITINGRDVTNVPPQRRGIGFVFQHYAAFKHLTVRDNVAFGLKIRKKPKAEIKDKVDNLLEVVGLAGFQNRYPNQLSGGQRQRMALARALAVDPEVLLLDEPFGALDAKVREDLRAWLRRLHDEVHVTTVLVTHDQAEALDVADRIAVLNKGRVEQVGSPTDVYDSPANAFVMSFLGTVSSLNGILVRPHDIRVGRNPEMAIAAGDGTAESTGVVRATIDRVVYLGFEVRVELTSATNGAPFTAQITRGDAEALGLKEGDSVYVRATRVPPIAGEVQVAAS comes from the coding sequence ATGACCAATGCCATCACCGTTACCGGCGCCAACAAACATTACGGCGAGTTCGCGGCCCTGGACAACGTCGACTTCGTGGTACCCGCCGGGTCGTTGACTGCGCTGCTGGGCCCCAGTGGGTCGGGCAAGTCCACGCTGCTGCGCGCCATCGCCGGACTGGACCAGCCTGACACTGGCAGCATCACCATCAACGGTCGCGATGTCACCAATGTGCCGCCACAGCGTCGCGGTATCGGTTTCGTGTTCCAGCATTACGCGGCCTTCAAACACCTGACCGTGCGCGACAACGTCGCGTTCGGGCTCAAGATCCGCAAGAAGCCCAAAGCCGAGATCAAGGACAAGGTCGACAATCTGCTTGAGGTCGTCGGGTTGGCCGGCTTCCAGAACCGCTATCCCAACCAGCTTTCCGGCGGCCAGCGCCAGCGGATGGCACTGGCCCGGGCGTTGGCCGTCGATCCCGAAGTGCTCCTGCTCGACGAGCCGTTCGGCGCGCTGGATGCCAAGGTTCGCGAGGATCTGCGGGCCTGGCTGCGCCGGCTGCACGACGAGGTGCACGTCACGACGGTGCTCGTCACCCACGACCAGGCCGAGGCGCTCGACGTCGCGGACCGGATCGCGGTGCTCAACAAGGGGCGCGTGGAGCAGGTCGGCTCACCGACCGATGTCTATGACAGCCCGGCCAACGCGTTCGTGATGTCGTTCCTGGGCACGGTGTCGTCGCTCAACGGAATCCTGGTGCGCCCGCACGATATTCGGGTCGGACGCAACCCCGAGATGGCGATCGCCGCGGGCGACGGCACCGCGGAGTCCACGGGTGTTGTGCGAGCCACCATCGACCGGGTCGTGTACCTGGGCTTCGAGGTGCGAGTCGAACTGACCAGCGCAACCAATGGCGCGCCGTTCACCGCCCAGATCACTCGCGGCGACGCCGAGGCCCTGGGGCTGAAAGAGGGCGACTCGGTGTATGTGCGGGCCACCCGGGTGCCGCCGATCGCCGGCGAAGTGCAGGTTGCGGCGAGTTAG
- the cysW gene encoding sulfate ABC transporter permease subunit CysW: MTLSPLVKYLLRYVALAYVAVLVIVPVGLILLRAFEPGITAFYHSITTPAAISALQLSLLVVAIVVPLNVIFGIPTALVLARNKFRGKSALQAIIDLPFAVSPVVVGVALILLWGSAGVFGFVENSLGFKIIFGFPGIVLASIFVTVPFVIREVEPVLHEIGTDQEQAAATLGASWWQTFWRITLPSIRWGLTYGVVLTIARTLGEYGGVIMVSSNLPGTSQTLTLLVSDRYSRGDQYGAYTISTLLMAVAVIVLIVQVILDARRAKASE; encoded by the coding sequence GTGACACTGTCACCGCTGGTTAAGTACCTCCTGCGCTATGTCGCGCTGGCCTACGTCGCCGTGCTGGTGATAGTCCCCGTTGGATTGATCCTCTTGCGGGCATTCGAGCCGGGAATCACTGCGTTCTACCACTCGATCACCACGCCGGCCGCGATATCGGCATTGCAGCTTTCGCTGCTGGTGGTCGCGATCGTGGTGCCGCTCAATGTGATCTTCGGGATACCCACCGCGCTGGTGCTGGCGCGCAACAAATTCCGCGGAAAGTCTGCATTGCAGGCGATCATCGATCTTCCCTTCGCGGTGTCGCCGGTGGTTGTCGGTGTGGCACTGATCCTGCTGTGGGGCAGCGCGGGAGTGTTCGGGTTCGTCGAGAACAGCCTCGGCTTCAAGATCATCTTCGGGTTCCCCGGGATCGTGCTGGCCAGCATCTTCGTCACCGTTCCGTTCGTGATCCGTGAGGTCGAACCGGTGCTGCACGAGATCGGCACCGACCAGGAGCAGGCGGCCGCCACGCTGGGAGCCAGCTGGTGGCAGACGTTCTGGCGGATCACCCTGCCGTCGATACGGTGGGGACTCACCTACGGCGTCGTATTGACGATCGCCCGCACACTCGGTGAGTACGGCGGTGTGATCATGGTGTCGTCCAATCTGCCGGGCACCTCGCAGACCCTGACGCTGTTGGTGTCCGACCGCTACAGTCGCGGCGACCAATACGGCGCCTACACGATCTCCACACTGCTGATGGCGGTGGCCGTGATCGTCCTCATCGTTCAAGTGATCCTCGATGCTCGGCGCGCCAAGGCGAGCGAGTAA
- the cysT gene encoding sulfate ABC transporter permease subunit CysT, with protein MTAAIEPNPQAVRPELTGGDSGGPSRLGGRRHGTTSLRVGAASIWLSVIVLLPLAAIVWQSAKGGWRLFWLAVTSNAALESFKVTLTISIGVTLVNAVFGLLVAWVLTRDDFPGKRLVDAVIDLPFALPTIVASLVMLALYGPYSPIDVHLQHTKWGVGVALLFVTLPFVVRSVQPVLLELDREVEQAAASLGASNTIIFTKVIVPALLPSLLSGAGLAFSRAIGEFGSVVLIGGAVPGETEVSSQWIRTLIENDDRTGAAAISIVLLLVSFIVLFILRTIGSRAAKREELAQ; from the coding sequence ATGACAGCAGCCATCGAACCGAATCCGCAGGCGGTCCGGCCCGAGCTCACCGGAGGTGACTCGGGCGGGCCGTCCCGCCTCGGCGGCCGCAGGCACGGCACGACCAGCCTGCGGGTTGGGGCGGCGTCCATCTGGTTGAGTGTCATCGTCCTGCTCCCGCTGGCCGCGATCGTGTGGCAGTCGGCAAAGGGCGGATGGCGCCTCTTCTGGCTGGCGGTCACCTCGAACGCCGCGTTGGAGTCGTTCAAGGTGACGCTCACGATCTCGATCGGCGTCACCCTGGTCAACGCGGTCTTCGGGTTGCTGGTCGCCTGGGTGCTGACCCGCGATGACTTCCCGGGCAAGCGATTGGTCGATGCCGTGATCGACCTGCCGTTCGCGCTGCCCACCATCGTCGCCAGCCTGGTCATGCTCGCGCTGTATGGCCCGTACAGCCCGATCGACGTCCATCTGCAGCACACCAAGTGGGGTGTCGGGGTGGCGCTGCTGTTCGTCACGCTGCCCTTCGTTGTGCGTTCCGTTCAGCCGGTCTTGCTCGAGCTCGACCGCGAGGTCGAGCAGGCGGCCGCATCGCTGGGCGCCAGCAACACGATCATCTTCACCAAGGTGATTGTGCCCGCGCTGCTGCCATCGCTGTTGTCCGGTGCGGGTCTGGCGTTTTCCCGTGCCATCGGCGAGTTCGGTTCGGTGGTGTTGATCGGTGGCGCGGTGCCGGGGGAGACCGAGGTGTCCTCGCAGTGGATCCGCACGCTGATCGAGAATGATGACAGGACCGGTGCGGCGGCGATTTCGATTGTGCTGCTTCTTGTCTCCTTCATCGTGTTGTTCATCCTGCGCACCATCGGATCGCGGGCAGCCAAGCGTGAGGAGCTGGCACAGTGA
- a CDS encoding sulfate ABC transporter substrate-binding protein: MPKIHVPVRRWSTAVALATTATVLAACGGGGSSDVAGGGNQPKADTTLTLVAYAVPEPGWSKIIPAFAATPEGKGVAVTTSYGASGDQSRAVVDGKPADIVNFSVEPDITRLVKANKVSADWNKATTKGIPFGSVVSLVVRKGNPKNIKDWDDLLQPGIEVVTPSPLSSGSAKWNLLAPYAAKSNGGQDDAAGLDFITKLVTEHVKTRPGSGREATDVFLQGTGDVLISYENEAINTERQGKPVEHINPPQTFKIENPVAVVTTSAHVDKATALNNYLFTPEGQKIWAQAGFRPVDPAVAADFATDFPTPQKLWTIADLGGWSKVDPALFDKDNGSITKIYKQATG, from the coding sequence ATGCCCAAGATTCACGTCCCCGTCAGACGGTGGAGCACAGCAGTCGCGCTCGCGACGACCGCAACGGTGCTCGCCGCCTGTGGCGGCGGCGGTTCGAGCGATGTTGCCGGCGGCGGTAACCAACCCAAGGCTGACACCACCCTGACTCTGGTTGCCTACGCGGTGCCCGAACCTGGCTGGAGCAAGATCATCCCCGCGTTCGCCGCGACCCCGGAAGGCAAGGGCGTGGCAGTGACGACGTCCTATGGCGCCTCCGGTGACCAGTCGCGCGCAGTGGTCGACGGCAAGCCGGCCGACATCGTCAACTTCTCGGTCGAGCCGGACATCACCCGCCTAGTCAAGGCCAACAAGGTCTCCGCCGACTGGAACAAGGCCACCACCAAGGGGATCCCGTTCGGCTCGGTGGTCTCGCTGGTTGTCCGTAAGGGCAACCCGAAGAACATCAAGGACTGGGACGACCTGCTGCAGCCTGGCATCGAGGTTGTCACCCCGAGCCCGCTGAGTTCGGGATCGGCCAAGTGGAACCTGTTGGCGCCCTACGCTGCCAAGAGCAACGGCGGTCAGGATGACGCAGCCGGCCTCGACTTCATCACCAAGCTGGTCACCGAGCACGTCAAGACCCGTCCGGGCTCCGGTCGGGAAGCCACCGACGTGTTCCTGCAGGGCACCGGTGACGTTCTGATCAGCTACGAGAACGAGGCCATCAACACCGAGCGTCAGGGCAAGCCGGTTGAGCACATCAACCCGCCGCAGACGTTCAAGATCGAGAACCCGGTCGCGGTCGTGACCACCAGCGCGCATGTGGACAAGGCGACCGCGCTGAACAACTACCTCTTCACCCCCGAGGGGCAGAAGATCTGGGCGCAGGCCGGATTCCGTCCGGTCGATCCCGCGGTGGCCGCTGACTTCGCCACCGACTTCCCGACTCCGCAGAAGCTGTGGACCATCGCCGACCTCGGCGGCTGGAGCAAGGTGGATCCGGCGCTCTTCGATAAGGACAATGGCTCCATCACGAAGATCTACAAGCAGGCCACTGGATGA
- a CDS encoding Ms4533A family Cys-rich leader peptide: protein MSVKLRAMQAATGYGEGHVLALIAVGALAVADVACCR, encoded by the coding sequence ATGTCTGTTAAGCTTCGCGCCATGCAAGCGGCGACCGGTTACGGCGAGGGCCATGTTTTGGCCCTTATTGCCGTCGGTGCGTTGGCCGTTGCTGATGTTGCTTGTTGTCGCTGA
- a CDS encoding glycoside hydrolase family 15 protein produces MVLQAQPAGEDTRDVAIDSAPPPLSATAPVPYASPAALRNPFPPIADYAFLSDCENTCLISSAGALEWLCVPRPDSPSVFGAILDRGAGHFRLGPYGVSVPAARRYLPGSLILETTWQTHTGWLIVRDALVMGPWHDIDTRSRTHRRTPMDWDAEHILLRTVRCVSGTVELVMNCEPSFDYARVNASWEYSANAYGEAIARARKDPDAHPTLRLTTNLRIGLEGREARARTRLKEGDNVFVALSWSKHPSPQTYEEAADKMWQTSEAWRQWINIGDFPDHPWRSYLQRSALTLKGLTYSPTGALLAASTTSLPETPQGERNWDYRYAWVRDSTFALWGLYTLGLDREADDFFSFIADVSGANNGERHPLQVMYAVGGERELVEEELNHLSGYDNARPVRIGNGAYNQMQHDIWGTMLDSVYLHAKSREQISDQLWPVLKEQVEEAIKHWREPDRGIWEVRGEPQHFTSSKVMCWVALDRGSKLAELVGEKSYAQQWRAIAEEIKADILANGVDKRGVLTQRYGDDALDASLLLVPLVRFLPSDDPRVRATVLAIADELTEDGLVLRYRVHETDDGLSGEEGSFTICSFWLVSALVEIGEVSRARHLCERLLSFASPLHLYAEEIEPRTGRHLGNFPQAFTHLALINAVVHVIRAEEEADSTGVFQPANAPM; encoded by the coding sequence ATGGTTCTGCAAGCCCAGCCGGCCGGCGAGGACACTAGAGACGTGGCCATCGACTCAGCCCCGCCGCCGTTGTCCGCAACCGCCCCGGTGCCGTATGCCTCGCCCGCTGCGCTGCGCAACCCATTCCCACCGATCGCCGACTACGCCTTCCTGTCCGACTGCGAGAACACCTGCCTGATCTCGTCGGCCGGCGCGCTGGAATGGCTGTGCGTACCGCGACCGGACTCCCCCAGCGTGTTTGGGGCGATCCTGGACCGCGGTGCCGGGCATTTCCGGCTTGGGCCCTACGGCGTATCGGTGCCGGCCGCCCGCCGCTACCTTCCCGGCAGCCTCATTCTGGAGACCACCTGGCAGACCCACACCGGCTGGCTGATTGTGCGGGATGCCCTGGTGATGGGTCCGTGGCACGACATCGATACCCGGTCCAGGACGCATCGGCGCACCCCGATGGACTGGGACGCCGAGCACATCCTGCTGCGCACCGTGCGGTGCGTGAGCGGGACGGTGGAGCTGGTGATGAACTGCGAGCCGTCCTTCGACTACGCCCGGGTCAACGCCAGCTGGGAGTACTCGGCCAACGCCTATGGCGAAGCGATCGCGCGGGCCAGGAAAGACCCGGACGCCCATCCCACGCTGCGCCTGACCACCAACCTGCGGATCGGGCTGGAGGGCCGCGAAGCACGCGCCCGCACCCGGCTCAAAGAGGGCGACAACGTGTTCGTCGCCCTGTCATGGTCGAAGCATCCGTCGCCGCAGACCTACGAAGAAGCCGCCGACAAGATGTGGCAGACCAGCGAAGCATGGCGGCAGTGGATCAACATCGGTGACTTCCCCGACCATCCGTGGCGTTCCTACCTGCAGCGCAGCGCGCTCACGCTCAAGGGCCTGACGTATTCGCCGACCGGCGCGCTGCTGGCCGCCAGCACTACGTCGTTGCCGGAGACTCCGCAGGGCGAACGCAACTGGGATTACCGCTACGCCTGGGTGCGTGACTCGACGTTCGCGTTGTGGGGTCTCTACACCCTGGGCCTGGATCGGGAAGCCGACGACTTCTTCTCGTTCATCGCCGACGTGTCCGGCGCCAACAATGGTGAACGGCATCCGCTTCAGGTCATGTACGCCGTCGGCGGGGAACGCGAGCTGGTCGAGGAAGAACTCAACCACCTGTCCGGCTACGACAACGCCCGGCCCGTCCGCATCGGCAACGGCGCTTACAACCAAATGCAGCACGACATCTGGGGCACCATGCTCGACTCGGTGTACCTGCACGCGAAGTCCCGCGAACAGATCTCCGATCAGCTGTGGCCGGTGCTCAAGGAGCAAGTCGAAGAGGCGATCAAACACTGGCGGGAACCCGACCGCGGTATCTGGGAAGTGCGCGGTGAGCCGCAGCATTTCACCTCATCGAAGGTGATGTGCTGGGTGGCTTTGGATCGCGGCTCCAAACTGGCCGAGCTGGTCGGTGAGAAGAGTTATGCCCAACAGTGGCGGGCGATCGCCGAGGAGATCAAGGCCGACATCCTGGCGAACGGGGTGGACAAGCGCGGAGTCCTCACGCAGCGCTACGGCGACGACGCGCTGGATGCGTCGCTGCTGCTGGTCCCGCTGGTGCGGTTCCTGCCATCCGACGACCCCAGGGTGCGGGCTACGGTTCTGGCGATCGCCGACGAGCTCACCGAAGACGGGTTGGTGCTGCGGTATCGCGTCCACGAGACCGACGACGGCCTGTCCGGCGAGGAGGGCAGCTTCACGATCTGCTCGTTCTGGCTGGTGTCGGCGCTGGTCGAGATCGGCGAGGTCAGCCGGGCCAGGCATTTGTGTGAGCGGCTGCTGTCGTTCGCCAGCCCGCTGCACCTGTATGCCGAGGAGATCGAGCCACGTACCGGCCGGCACCTGGGTAACTTCCCGCAGGCATTCACCCACCTGGCTTTGATCAACGCGGTGGTGCACGTCATCCGGGCCGAAGAAGAAGCCGACAGCACGGGGGTGTTCCAGCCGGCGAACGCGCCGATGTAG
- a CDS encoding MarR family winged helix-turn-helix transcriptional regulator has protein sequence MDSELADLAEAILGVGRELRLRIEAGATGPATSDAAVIHLTAQEAHVMRHIDHHPGVTPSDVARATGLQRSNLSTALRALERRGFVERRTDPHDARGINLFPTDRAADNLKRLRRQWADQMASALGGDLQDVASAKALLERVEAGLVAGRLG, from the coding sequence ATGGATAGTGAGCTGGCCGATCTGGCCGAAGCGATCCTCGGCGTCGGGCGAGAACTTCGGCTGCGGATCGAGGCCGGAGCCACTGGGCCGGCGACATCTGATGCGGCTGTCATCCACTTGACCGCACAGGAAGCCCACGTCATGCGGCACATCGATCACCATCCTGGCGTCACACCGAGCGATGTTGCGCGCGCGACTGGCCTGCAGCGCAGCAATCTGTCCACCGCGCTGCGCGCGCTTGAACGTCGTGGCTTCGTCGAGCGTCGCACCGATCCGCACGACGCCAGGGGCATCAATCTGTTTCCCACCGACCGGGCCGCCGACAACCTCAAGCGGCTGCGTCGGCAGTGGGCCGATCAGATGGCAAGCGCGCTGGGCGGCGACCTCCAGGACGTGGCATCAGCCAAGGCCTTGCTCGAGCGCGTCGAAGCGGGGCTGGTGGCCGGCCGCTTGGGCTGA
- a CDS encoding multidrug effflux MFS transporter yields MPAAVQPAPNPGPMSPAERLQPREGVISPWLLVVLALLSAVAPVATDLYLPAFPEMTAELQASATTVQLTLTAFLLGLTFGQLVFGPLSDRLGRRRPLVVGALLCVVASMIAATAPNIGILIAARFAQGFTGAAGMVIGRAVISDLTTGKTAGRAFSLMMIVGGVAPVVAPFAGGLLVNSLGWRGILWVVCAIAVAMLISIVAVVRESHPEARRGELKADAAQGISPWSALRSRTYLANTLAFGFGFSVMMAYISASPFVYQVMVGLTPMQYGIAFGVNALGMITVSAVSARLNHTISSAKLLGVGLGLTLAATLVLLALVLTGMPARLIMIPIFVAVACQGLVLGNATALALSAVPRAAGSGSAGLGALQFGLGAAVSPLVGLGGEHTALPLAVVMVTMTVLALAAYLAGRRVS; encoded by the coding sequence ATGCCCGCCGCAGTGCAACCCGCCCCCAATCCCGGCCCGATGTCGCCGGCGGAGCGGCTCCAGCCGCGCGAAGGCGTCATTTCGCCGTGGCTGCTGGTCGTCCTCGCCCTGCTGAGCGCCGTCGCACCGGTGGCCACCGACCTCTACCTTCCGGCGTTCCCCGAGATGACCGCGGAGTTACAGGCGAGCGCCACCACTGTGCAGCTGACGCTGACGGCGTTCCTGCTCGGGCTGACCTTCGGACAGTTGGTGTTCGGCCCCCTCTCCGACCGACTCGGCCGGCGCCGCCCGCTCGTCGTCGGCGCCCTGCTGTGTGTGGTCGCGAGCATGATCGCGGCCACAGCGCCGAATATCGGCATTCTCATCGCGGCGCGGTTTGCCCAAGGCTTCACCGGCGCCGCCGGCATGGTGATCGGCCGCGCTGTGATCTCCGACCTCACCACCGGTAAGACCGCCGGGCGGGCGTTCAGCCTGATGATGATCGTCGGCGGTGTTGCGCCGGTGGTTGCGCCGTTCGCCGGGGGCCTGCTGGTGAACTCACTCGGCTGGCGCGGCATTCTCTGGGTGGTCTGCGCCATCGCGGTGGCGATGCTGATCTCCATCGTGGCAGTGGTCCGCGAGTCGCACCCCGAAGCGCGCCGAGGCGAGCTGAAAGCCGATGCTGCTCAGGGCATCTCACCGTGGTCTGCGTTACGGTCCCGAACCTACCTCGCCAACACACTGGCCTTCGGGTTCGGCTTCTCGGTGATGATGGCCTATATCTCAGCCTCGCCGTTCGTCTACCAGGTGATGGTGGGCCTCACGCCAATGCAGTACGGCATCGCCTTCGGCGTCAACGCGTTGGGCATGATCACCGTCAGCGCGGTGTCCGCACGGCTGAACCACACCATCTCCAGCGCCAAACTGCTCGGCGTCGGGCTCGGGCTGACCCTGGCTGCGACGCTGGTACTGCTCGCGTTGGTGCTCACCGGCATGCCGGCGCGGCTGATCATGATCCCGATTTTTGTCGCGGTCGCCTGCCAGGGCCTGGTCCTCGGCAATGCCACCGCCTTGGCGTTGTCCGCCGTTCCGCGTGCGGCCGGGTCCGGCTCGGCCGGCCTGGGCGCCCTGCAGTTCGGGCTCGGCGCTGCCGTCTCACCCTTGGTCGGCCTCGGCGGCGAGCACACCGCCCTGCCGCTGGCCGTGGTGATGGTGACGATGACAGTGCTGGCACTGGCGGCCTACCTGGCCGGCCGGCGGGTCAGCTGA
- a CDS encoding acyl-CoA dehydrogenase family protein, whose translation MTTIESKTPVLQSVDDALAVAAEVAADIAAGAVQREIDGTLPTEQLRAVASSGLLGIIVPAEHGGPDLPRATAVEVLRILSRADSAVGQLLLAHFVLSAAIRGLGQTDPAPRIFADILAGAQLGNATVERGTRLSVDRLTTVARRPEGGWLLNGTKYYATGTLGSTWIGVAARIPGTEPAHGATVFVRTDDPGVTLNLEKWSSFGQRGTASGEVVFDNVVVDDALVLDEGPAPDPVTADPSVLGAFDQALHAAVDIGIARAALEDGAQFVGTRSRPWFEAQVDSAAEEPHVVRRFGELTARLFALEALLAHGAELVDKALAEPELTRESAAAASLQVAAAKALAQEFAVEIASGVLELAGSSATDRALALDRHWRNVRVHSLHDPARWKYVHLGNFTLRGTFPPRLGVLL comes from the coding sequence ATGACGACCATTGAATCGAAAACCCCTGTGCTGCAGTCGGTCGACGACGCGCTGGCAGTCGCCGCTGAGGTTGCCGCTGACATCGCCGCCGGCGCCGTCCAGCGCGAGATCGACGGCACCTTGCCGACCGAACAGCTGCGCGCCGTCGCGTCGTCAGGCTTGCTCGGCATCATCGTGCCCGCCGAACACGGCGGTCCAGACCTGCCGCGGGCCACCGCGGTCGAGGTACTGCGCATCCTGTCCCGGGCCGACTCGGCCGTTGGGCAGTTGTTGCTCGCGCACTTCGTGCTCAGCGCGGCGATACGGGGACTGGGTCAGACCGACCCCGCGCCCCGGATCTTCGCCGACATCCTGGCCGGTGCCCAGCTGGGCAACGCCACCGTCGAACGTGGCACCCGCCTCTCGGTCGATCGGCTGACCACCGTGGCGCGCAGGCCCGAGGGGGGCTGGCTGCTCAACGGTACGAAGTACTACGCCACCGGCACCCTGGGGTCGACGTGGATTGGTGTCGCCGCACGCATCCCGGGCACCGAACCTGCCCACGGTGCAACGGTGTTCGTCCGTACCGACGACCCGGGCGTGACGCTGAATCTGGAGAAGTGGTCATCGTTCGGCCAACGCGGTACGGCCAGCGGCGAGGTGGTTTTCGACAACGTCGTGGTCGACGACGCTCTGGTCCTCGATGAGGGGCCGGCACCCGATCCGGTGACAGCGGACCCGTCGGTCCTCGGCGCGTTCGACCAGGCGCTGCACGCCGCCGTCGACATCGGCATCGCCAGGGCTGCGCTGGAAGACGGTGCGCAATTTGTCGGCACCAGGAGCCGGCCGTGGTTCGAGGCGCAGGTCGATTCGGCGGCCGAGGAACCACACGTGGTGCGGCGCTTCGGTGAGCTCACCGCGCGGTTGTTCGCGCTGGAGGCGCTGCTGGCGCACGGTGCGGAACTCGTCGACAAAGCGCTGGCTGAACCGGAGCTGACGCGCGAGTCTGCGGCCGCCGCCTCGCTGCAGGTGGCGGCGGCTAAAGCGCTGGCCCAGGAGTTCGCGGTCGAGATCGCCAGCGGGGTCCTCGAACTCGCCGGTTCCTCGGCCACCGACCGCGCACTCGCCCTGGACAGGCACTGGCGCAACGTTCGGGTGCATTCCCTTCACGACCCGGCCCGGTGGAAATACGTCCACCTCGGCAATTTCACGCTGCGCGGCACCTTCCCGCCGCGCCTCGGTGTCCTGTTGTAA